The Haloarcula pelagica genome includes a region encoding these proteins:
- a CDS encoding RNA-guided endonuclease InsQ/TnpB family protein translates to MKRTNTFAVRPLSDDGEQLLRDLLDASAALWNEVNYQRLMRYNDKGGFEGEDVWDADTGSLEGKYKGVLGASTAQQVIRKNSEAWRGFFDTKNKYHDESSTSVTEHPEPPGFRGNEDDGRVLKTVIRNTSYTVEWGERSRLEILVGSELKDRYDHTGRLRLEIAGDPNWPDYEKQGRLDLWYDETDSTFRASQPVTVSDDARDTPLADEMAALDIGANNLVACTTTTGEKYLYEGRKLFDRFRQTTREIARLQSKLREGRYSSNRIRRLYRKRTRRRNHAQEALCRDLLDRLYAEGVDTVYIGGLTDVLETHWSVETNAKTHNFWAFKQFTERLVCTAEEYGISVEVRSEAWTSQECPQCGGTDRTTRHQDTLTCPCGFEGHADLTASETFLKRHTEKAVRPMARPVRFEWDDHNWSESPRSPARESPKEQRTDPSTVHHNGNVASGES, encoded by the coding sequence ATGAAGCGTACCAACACGTTCGCCGTGCGACCGCTCTCCGACGATGGTGAGCAACTGCTACGGGACCTGTTGGACGCTTCCGCCGCTCTCTGGAACGAAGTTAACTATCAGCGCCTCATGCGATACAACGACAAGGGCGGCTTCGAGGGCGAGGACGTGTGGGACGCCGATACGGGCAGTCTCGAAGGCAAATACAAAGGCGTGCTTGGTGCGTCCACCGCTCAACAGGTCATTCGCAAAAACAGTGAAGCCTGGCGCGGGTTCTTCGATACGAAGAACAAGTACCACGACGAGTCGAGCACGTCGGTTACGGAACACCCGGAACCGCCGGGATTCCGTGGCAACGAGGATGATGGACGTGTTCTCAAAACCGTCATTCGAAACACATCGTACACTGTCGAATGGGGCGAGCGGTCCCGGCTTGAGATACTGGTCGGGAGCGAGTTGAAAGACCGATACGACCATACTGGGCGTCTCCGCCTCGAAATCGCTGGCGACCCGAATTGGCCCGACTACGAGAAGCAGGGCCGGTTGGACCTGTGGTACGACGAGACTGACAGCACCTTCCGAGCTTCGCAACCCGTGACTGTTTCTGACGATGCACGGGATACTCCACTGGCCGACGAGATGGCCGCTCTGGACATTGGTGCAAACAATCTCGTTGCCTGTACCACGACGACCGGCGAGAAATACCTGTACGAAGGCCGCAAGTTATTCGACCGTTTCCGGCAGACGACGCGAGAAATCGCCCGGTTACAGTCCAAGCTACGGGAAGGCCGATACAGTAGCAACCGTATCCGGCGACTGTATCGGAAGCGGACCCGTCGCCGCAACCACGCCCAAGAAGCACTGTGTCGTGACCTGCTGGACCGACTGTACGCCGAAGGTGTCGATACGGTGTATATCGGTGGCTTGACCGACGTACTCGAAACACACTGGTCGGTCGAAACCAACGCGAAAACGCACAACTTCTGGGCGTTCAAGCAATTCACCGAGCGACTGGTCTGTACCGCCGAGGAATACGGTATCTCGGTCGAAGTCCGGTCGGAAGCGTGGACCAGTCAAGAGTGCCCGCAGTGTGGCGGCACAGACCGGACGACACGGCATCAAGACACGCTCACCTGCCCGTGTGGGTTCGAGGGACACGCCGACCTTACGGCGTCAGAAACGTTTCTGAAGCGGCACACAGAGAAAGCAGTCAGGCCGATGGCACGGCCCGTGCGGTTCGAGTGGGACGACCACAACTGGTCGGAGTCACCACGCTCTCCCGCGAGGGAAAGTCCCAAAGAACAGCGCACAGACCCGAGTACCGTCCACCACAACGGGAATGTTGCTTCCGGCGAGTCTTAG
- a CDS encoding Lrp/AsnC family transcriptional regulator, translated as MEDYTLDDVDRGILFTLQRDARNTTIDEIAGEVDVSPSTVRNRIDQMEEAGVIEGYYPKIDYERANFPLHVMFVCSAPPEQREELAAKALEARGVVDVREMLTGKRNLYVEVVATDTRDLTAITNELSGLGFDVESSEIITSHSVRPWGEFEF; from the coding sequence ATGGAGGATTACACACTCGACGACGTGGACCGGGGAATCCTGTTCACCTTGCAACGGGACGCCCGCAACACGACCATCGACGAGATCGCCGGTGAGGTCGATGTCTCGCCCAGTACCGTCCGGAACCGGATCGACCAGATGGAGGAGGCGGGCGTCATCGAGGGCTATTACCCGAAGATCGACTACGAACGTGCGAACTTCCCGCTCCACGTCATGTTCGTCTGTAGCGCCCCGCCCGAACAGCGCGAGGAACTGGCTGCAAAAGCACTGGAGGCTCGCGGCGTCGTCGACGTCAGGGAGATGCTCACGGGCAAGCGCAACCTCTACGTCGAGGTGGTCGCCACGGACACGCGCGATCTCACCGCCATCACGAACGAACTCTCGGGACTGGGGTTCGACGTCGAATCCTCCGAGATCATCACGAGCCATTCGGTCCGCCCCTGGGGCGAGTTCGAGTTCTGA
- a CDS encoding DUF7344 domain-containing protein, whose amino-acid sequence MSNTSTTTSGSADQTPTEPEVDRVSDALRHGDRRHILLTIADAELADEERLSLQELDLDSTDRPAVELVHRHLPKLAEAGYIEWDREMGTITRGPNYDEVGPLLQLIQNHSDELPGEWSL is encoded by the coding sequence ATGAGCAACACCAGCACCACCACATCGGGCTCTGCAGACCAGACCCCGACCGAACCGGAGGTAGACCGCGTCTCCGATGCATTGCGCCATGGGGACCGCCGCCACATCCTGCTGACTATCGCCGACGCCGAGCTGGCCGACGAAGAGAGACTCTCCCTCCAAGAACTTGACCTCGACAGCACGGACCGTCCCGCAGTGGAACTCGTCCACAGACACCTCCCAAAACTCGCCGAGGCGGGCTACATCGAGTGGGACCGAGAGATGGGGACGATCACGCGAGGCCCGAACTACGACGAGGTCGGGCCACTCCTGCAGTTGATACAGAACCACAGCGACGAACTGCCGGGAGAGTGGTCGCTCTAA
- a CDS encoding helix-turn-helix domain-containing protein: MVSTITDVRVPADAFPLGQILQEYPDIEIELVRIVPTDQGVIPLFWITSDRESEIKATLRADPLVERLDELTRMPDRVLLSVNWSPDIDALVGTLIDLGVVILSAEGTANFWEFRLQFADRDQLSAFRRQCATHDVPVELLRVYNPTLPTDQGPLTPEQREALELAYEHGFWDIPRGVTQTELATLAGISDNSMSQRLRRGIRVAVSELLYGTTTDSPSGDSEGE, encoded by the coding sequence ATGGTCTCGACGATCACCGACGTTCGGGTGCCCGCCGATGCGTTCCCACTGGGACAGATCCTGCAGGAGTACCCAGACATCGAGATCGAATTAGTGCGCATCGTACCGACAGATCAGGGAGTGATTCCGCTGTTCTGGATCACATCCGACCGGGAATCAGAGATCAAAGCGACGCTCCGGGCGGATCCACTCGTCGAACGTCTCGACGAACTGACCCGGATGCCCGACCGCGTTCTCCTGTCGGTCAACTGGAGCCCGGACATCGATGCGCTGGTCGGGACACTCATCGATCTGGGCGTCGTGATACTGAGTGCTGAAGGGACAGCAAATTTCTGGGAGTTTCGGCTCCAGTTCGCGGATCGTGACCAGTTGTCGGCATTTCGCCGACAGTGTGCCACGCACGACGTTCCAGTCGAATTACTGCGAGTGTACAATCCAACACTGCCGACTGATCAGGGACCACTGACCCCAGAGCAACGGGAGGCTCTGGAGCTGGCCTACGAACACGGATTCTGGGATATCCCGCGTGGCGTGACGCAAACTGAACTCGCCACGCTCGCTGGGATTAGCGACAATTCGATGTCACAGCGCCTCCGACGTGGAATCAGGGTCGCTGTCTCTGAACTCCTCTACGGGACCACCACCGACTCGCCGAGTGGAGACAGCGAGGGAGAATAA
- a CDS encoding HalOD1 output domain-containing protein: MSSEQPNPFDEHAEHVSYATHDWSDEWPISGTVVDAIAHHCGTDPIDLAPLYRHVDVDALDQLVTSSADSSRPEGHCRITFDYDGDEVTVTHDGEVTVRTGGVAPDQDGIDEATFERELARLVRAAAANGVDVSGAWPVRDETPSQNWRIEIIAGR; the protein is encoded by the coding sequence ATGAGTTCTGAGCAACCCAACCCGTTCGACGAACACGCAGAACACGTGTCGTACGCGACCCACGACTGGAGCGACGAGTGGCCCATCTCTGGGACAGTCGTCGACGCGATTGCACACCACTGCGGTACCGACCCGATCGATCTCGCTCCGCTGTACCGCCACGTCGATGTGGACGCTCTGGATCAGTTGGTCACCTCCTCCGCTGACTCGTCTCGTCCAGAGGGGCACTGTCGGATAACCTTCGACTACGATGGCGACGAGGTCACGGTCACCCACGACGGTGAGGTGACTGTTCGCACTGGCGGTGTCGCACCAGACCAGGATGGCATTGACGAGGCGACCTTCGAGAGAGAACTGGCCCGTCTCGTCCGGGCAGCGGCGGCGAACGGTGTCGACGTCAGTGGTGCCTGGCCTGTTCGGGACGAGACCCCTTCGCAGAACTGGCGAATCGAGATAATCGCTGGCCGGTGA
- a CDS encoding DUF7389 domain-containing protein, with protein sequence MSDDTSADVERIERTDIGTSMEARLKRGTGTRDEDQVTIKAKGETAEETIDEFYKLLAEYDDEISDRLRDIQPDKADS encoded by the coding sequence ATGTCAGACGACACTTCAGCCGACGTCGAGCGTATCGAGCGAACAGATATCGGGACCAGCATGGAAGCCCGGCTCAAACGCGGTACTGGAACCCGTGACGAGGACCAGGTCACCATCAAAGCGAAGGGCGAGACTGCCGAAGAGACCATCGACGAGTTCTACAAATTGCTCGCTGAGTACGACGACGAGATCAGCGACCGACTCCGTGATATTCAGCCCGACAAGGCGGATTCCTGA
- a CDS encoding N-6 DNA methylase translates to MASPHVDVDDLVATLEQIRQRGHSAHTVFRDWVELMLFALQRRDEPYLEILEGYRDRADLDQPEGQRSADLFATAFGQLQERMAETDADVLGAVYEEYGMSSDAFGQHFTPHSVCEMMAEISGIVDDNETGGRQTVLDPACGSGRMLLVGGRRHPEALFVGQDKDPLCAKMAALNCCFFNLDAYIVQGDSLTVEYQRAWQTSHSPMGGSVRELDKDEVEDLRESLTSAFENTAEEVAPDDAGQDSERQEESRSVSVSTLSGGEQASLLAFDSDH, encoded by the coding sequence ATGGCTTCTCCACACGTCGACGTCGACGACCTCGTTGCGACGCTCGAACAGATCCGCCAGCGCGGCCACAGCGCCCATACCGTTTTCCGCGACTGGGTCGAGTTGATGCTGTTCGCGCTCCAGCGCCGGGACGAGCCCTACTTGGAGATTCTCGAGGGCTATCGCGATAGGGCCGACCTGGACCAGCCCGAGGGGCAGCGCTCGGCCGACCTCTTCGCCACGGCGTTCGGCCAGCTCCAGGAGCGCATGGCAGAGACCGACGCTGATGTTCTTGGCGCCGTCTACGAGGAGTACGGGATGTCCAGCGACGCATTCGGCCAGCACTTCACTCCACACTCTGTGTGCGAGATGATGGCCGAGATCTCCGGAATCGTCGACGACAACGAAACCGGTGGTCGACAGACAGTCCTCGATCCGGCCTGCGGGAGCGGGCGGATGCTTCTGGTCGGCGGTCGGCGCCATCCGGAAGCGCTGTTTGTCGGCCAGGATAAGGACCCGCTCTGTGCGAAAATGGCAGCGCTGAACTGCTGTTTCTTCAATCTCGACGCCTACATCGTCCAGGGCGACTCGCTGACCGTCGAGTACCAACGAGCCTGGCAGACATCCCACTCGCCGATGGGCGGGAGCGTTCGCGAACTCGACAAAGACGAGGTCGAGGACCTCCGGGAGTCGCTCACCTCGGCGTTCGAGAACACGGCCGAGGAGGTCGCCCCAGACGACGCAGGACAGGACTCAGAGCGCCAGGAGGAGAGCAGGTCGGTGTCCGTCTCAACGCTATCTGGCGGCGAGCAGGCGTCGTTGCTAGCCTTCGACAGCGACCACTGA
- a CDS encoding IclR family transcriptional regulator, with amino-acid sequence MSENHGNTERTTEKLLSIISALHEQGPQGVTELATYLDIPKSTVHYHLQALKDQGYVVQTDQKYRIGLRFLEIGGQARRRIPLFEAATDEINDLANETGDLAILMVEEQGLGTILYKQAGNEAIDMDASIGRRARLHDRALGKAILAHLPEDRIEAIVQEYGLRQTTEHTIHDREELFDSLEQIREEGVSYNRGEAVEGLRGVAVPILTDDGEVLGAISIAGPAARLDGDRFTEELPNRLFQAKNVIELKIQKNANSQLNH; translated from the coding sequence ATGAGCGAAAATCACGGGAATACGGAACGAACGACCGAGAAATTGCTCAGCATAATCTCGGCACTTCACGAACAGGGTCCACAGGGGGTGACAGAACTCGCGACGTATCTGGATATCCCAAAAAGTACGGTTCACTATCATCTTCAGGCACTCAAGGACCAGGGATACGTGGTCCAGACCGACCAAAAGTACCGGATCGGGCTACGCTTCCTCGAGATAGGCGGGCAAGCACGGCGTCGAATCCCGTTGTTCGAAGCTGCAACGGACGAGATCAATGATCTTGCAAACGAGACTGGCGATCTAGCGATCCTCATGGTGGAAGAGCAGGGATTGGGCACCATCCTGTACAAACAGGCCGGTAACGAGGCGATAGATATGGACGCATCGATCGGTCGACGAGCACGGCTCCACGACAGGGCGCTCGGAAAAGCGATTCTTGCCCACCTCCCCGAAGACCGGATCGAAGCAATCGTTCAGGAGTACGGGCTTCGTCAGACGACAGAGCACACAATCCACGATCGCGAAGAGCTGTTCGACTCATTGGAACAGATTCGGGAAGAGGGTGTGTCCTACAACCGTGGCGAAGCGGTCGAGGGCCTTCGTGGCGTTGCAGTCCCAATCCTCACAGACGACGGCGAAGTCCTCGGTGCAATCAGCATTGCCGGGCCTGCAGCACGGTTAGACGGCGACCGGTTTACCGAGGAACTGCCAAACCGCCTGTTTCAGGCTAAGAACGTGATCGAGTTGAAGATCCAGAAGAACGCCAATTCACAGCTGAATCACTGA
- a CDS encoding SDR family NAD(P)-dependent oxidoreductase: protein MLDGKTAVVTGGASGIGRAIAENYADHGATVVIGDIRRDPRQGGVSTADAINDHGGEAMHVEADVTKYDEIENLVDTAADEYGSVDVMVNNAGILQQTLLHETPVEDWEELMRINVDGVFYGTKAALNHMTEQGGGSIVNISSISGKIGRANAPAYCASKGAVTMMTRQNAIDYGPKGIRVNAVGPGGTLTAMVHEIMSEERQSYLEDATPLRRLAEPEEIADVATFLASDMASYVNGHVLIADGGFSIV from the coding sequence ATGCTTGACGGTAAGACAGCTGTCGTCACTGGCGGTGCGAGTGGTATCGGGAGAGCGATTGCCGAAAACTACGCCGATCACGGAGCGACTGTCGTCATCGGCGATATCAGACGAGACCCCCGACAGGGCGGAGTGTCAACGGCAGACGCGATCAACGACCATGGTGGCGAAGCGATGCACGTCGAGGCGGATGTCACCAAGTACGATGAGATCGAGAACCTCGTCGATACAGCAGCAGACGAGTACGGTTCGGTCGACGTCATGGTCAACAACGCTGGAATCCTTCAGCAGACCCTGCTCCACGAAACGCCCGTCGAGGACTGGGAAGAGTTGATGCGTATCAACGTCGATGGTGTCTTCTACGGGACGAAAGCTGCACTCAATCATATGACCGAGCAAGGCGGTGGGAGCATCGTCAATATCTCTTCCATCAGTGGGAAGATTGGTCGGGCGAACGCCCCTGCGTACTGTGCTTCCAAGGGTGCCGTAACGATGATGACCCGTCAAAACGCGATCGATTACGGCCCAAAGGGAATCCGGGTCAATGCTGTCGGGCCTGGCGGTACGCTGACTGCGATGGTTCACGAGATAATGAGCGAAGAGCGTCAATCGTATCTGGAGGACGCGACGCCGCTCCGCCGGTTAGCTGAGCCCGAAGAGATCGCCGACGTCGCGACGTTCCTCGCCTCGGATATGGCGAGTTACGTCAACGGGCACGTGCTGATCGCTGACGGAGGCTTCTCTATCGTCTGA
- a CDS encoding YeiH family protein: MTTPGTGLRNVAPGILVLFGIAVIARYLGNATPGTTPLIVAIGIGALIGNMAGVPHWIRPGLDTHKLFLQTGIVLLGARLTLAEIIDTGPIVALLAGVMVLFGILYMEWIVGRLFEIKKQTRSLLAAGASVCGVSAVLAVSGSIEVDETDITYAVATILLFDAVTLVVFPLASQLLPLSSKQFGIWAGLSLFSTGPTAAVGFAVSESAGQWATITKLVRNTFIGILAVAYAIRYTTAETDQLAPSKLWGQFPKFLFGFLVVVVFANVADPSARAISSIGTVRDWLFLLAFVGLGFDISLRELRSTGIKPVLVVLVHLTTVSLITLFVVFSLF; this comes from the coding sequence ATGACGACTCCGGGAACGGGTCTACGGAACGTAGCTCCGGGTATTCTGGTACTGTTCGGGATCGCTGTCATCGCCCGGTACCTCGGGAACGCAACCCCGGGTACGACTCCGCTTATCGTCGCGATCGGCATTGGCGCACTCATCGGCAATATGGCCGGTGTCCCTCACTGGATTCGCCCTGGATTAGACACGCACAAACTCTTCCTCCAGACCGGAATCGTGCTGCTCGGGGCTCGTCTCACACTGGCCGAGATCATCGACACCGGTCCGATCGTTGCGCTGCTGGCCGGCGTCATGGTGCTCTTCGGTATCCTGTACATGGAGTGGATCGTCGGCCGGCTCTTCGAAATAAAGAAGCAGACGAGATCGTTGCTTGCTGCTGGTGCGAGTGTCTGCGGTGTTTCTGCTGTCCTGGCTGTGTCAGGTAGCATCGAAGTCGATGAAACGGACATCACCTACGCTGTTGCGACGATACTTTTGTTCGATGCTGTCACACTCGTTGTCTTCCCGCTGGCCAGTCAACTGTTGCCGCTTTCGAGCAAGCAGTTCGGTATCTGGGCTGGATTGAGCCTCTTCAGTACTGGCCCGACAGCAGCCGTTGGCTTCGCCGTCTCCGAGTCGGCGGGACAGTGGGCAACGATAACGAAACTTGTTCGGAACACGTTCATCGGCATACTGGCTGTCGCGTATGCTATCCGCTATACTACTGCTGAAACCGATCAGCTGGCTCCTTCGAAGCTCTGGGGCCAGTTTCCGAAATTCCTCTTCGGGTTTCTCGTCGTCGTTGTCTTCGCCAACGTGGCCGACCCGTCGGCTCGAGCTATCTCTTCCATCGGTACAGTACGTGACTGGCTGTTCCTCCTGGCCTTCGTCGGCCTCGGCTTCGATATCAGTCTCAGGGAACTCCGGTCAACGGGAATCAAGCCTGTCCTGGTCGTACTCGTCCATCTCACTACTGTCAGTCTGATCACTCTCTTCGTCGTCTTCTCGCTGTTCTAA
- a CDS encoding UxaA family hydrolase, with product MPDRYLEVVEPEDNVATALRELEAGETVTVGVGDTERTVEVSDDVQFGHKIAIEDIAAGETITKYGKSIGNATEDISAGTWVHVHNVESNYGRGDLADETETAAVSE from the coding sequence ATGCCCGATAGGTACTTAGAGGTGGTCGAACCAGAAGACAACGTTGCGACAGCACTCCGGGAACTCGAAGCTGGTGAGACAGTTACGGTCGGTGTCGGTGATACCGAACGGACTGTCGAGGTTTCCGACGACGTACAGTTCGGACACAAGATCGCGATCGAAGATATCGCTGCGGGCGAGACGATCACGAAGTACGGGAAGAGTATCGGCAACGCAACGGAGGACATCTCCGCGGGTACGTGGGTCCACGTCCACAACGTCGAGAGCAACTACGGACGTGGTGACCTCGCAGACGAGACAGAGACCGCCGCGGTGAGTGAGTGA
- a CDS encoding UxaA family hydrolase: MSEFLGYEREDGSIGIRNHVAIISTAPYANDTVKRAADIVENAVPITHPLGRCQTKPDVFQTYRTLLGYGTHPNVYGTVVVAHAGEIVDGDELAEDVAETGRPSESVNIHREKGVMNGLKTTVNAAKDMVQEASNQNRVRADMSNLTFGINCATSDTTSGLCQHKATAKAVWRLIDEHGGRGCFAETPEFFGGENELSERAVNDEVRQEILDRVENWNQRLQATGYDVRGAQPTPDNMDGGLTTIEEKSLGALVKSGDGPIQDIIDYGAKIPDESGMYIMDTPGHGAESVTGIGAGGAHFMVISTGQGHTLSNAIMPTIKITGNPGSAERVPEQTDVDVSEALVGDETFDWAGEQLWDEISDVVNGKLTMSEAMGESQFAIHRIGPST, encoded by the coding sequence ATGAGTGAATTCCTTGGATACGAGCGCGAGGACGGAAGTATCGGCATTCGAAACCACGTCGCTATCATCTCTACAGCGCCCTATGCCAACGATACTGTGAAGCGTGCGGCCGATATCGTCGAGAACGCGGTTCCGATTACGCATCCACTCGGACGCTGTCAGACGAAGCCCGACGTGTTCCAGACCTACCGTACTCTCCTGGGGTATGGGACCCATCCGAACGTCTATGGGACAGTCGTCGTCGCACACGCTGGTGAGATCGTCGACGGAGACGAACTGGCCGAAGACGTCGCCGAGACAGGCCGCCCGAGCGAGTCGGTCAACATCCACCGCGAGAAGGGCGTGATGAACGGGCTCAAGACCACCGTCAACGCGGCGAAAGATATGGTACAGGAGGCTAGCAACCAGAACCGTGTCCGTGCGGACATGTCGAATCTGACGTTCGGGATCAACTGCGCCACTTCGGACACGACGAGCGGTCTCTGCCAGCACAAGGCGACTGCGAAGGCCGTCTGGCGTCTCATCGACGAGCACGGTGGACGTGGTTGTTTCGCCGAGACACCGGAGTTCTTCGGCGGCGAGAACGAACTCTCTGAACGCGCGGTCAACGACGAGGTCCGCCAGGAGATCCTCGACCGCGTCGAAAACTGGAACCAGCGCCTTCAAGCGACGGGCTACGACGTCCGTGGTGCCCAGCCGACTCCCGACAACATGGATGGCGGTCTCACTACCATCGAGGAGAAGTCCCTGGGCGCGCTGGTCAAGTCAGGTGACGGCCCGATCCAGGACATCATCGATTACGGTGCGAAGATCCCCGACGAGTCGGGAATGTACATCATGGACACTCCAGGGCACGGTGCTGAGTCGGTGACTGGCATCGGTGCGGGTGGCGCCCACTTCATGGTTATCTCGACCGGGCAGGGCCACACCCTCTCGAACGCGATCATGCCCACCATCAAGATCACGGGCAACCCTGGCAGTGCCGAGCGTGTCCCTGAACAGACCGATGTCGACGTCAGCGAAGCACTGGTCGGCGACGAGACGTTCGACTGGGCCGGCGAGCAACTCTGGGACGAGATCAGTGATGTCGTCAACGGCAAACTGACCATGAGCGAGGCCATGGGTGAGAGTCAGTTCGCCATTCACCGTATCGGCCCTTCGACGTAA